In Streptomyces sp. NBC_00448, the following are encoded in one genomic region:
- a CDS encoding radical SAM/SPASM domain-containing protein yields the protein MGTQAPEAAQRGAQDGSNAVAELLDDYPAVRDGQWLYLVIPRSMHAIRVPADQEAAAPWRQVLADYPSLRDTRLYRRQPDPWGVTLVVGHRCNLSCVYCFSEVGHSTASLEADRMLAIVDHTLERRPGPQNKLFGVNFFGGEPTLAISDIEKVVEHTERACAAKNVTPYFTMVTNGTAPLAVLQYLVDHRFTLTVSMDAAPKRQGEQRIYGKRHNVGQTMDTIRFLAEAGVPYRVRSTVTGETVHHMGETVGFFADLGANFVHFEPVGPVGTTTPGRLSRYSEPSAEDYAENLLRAMDVARGIDASVFSYAFQHLLSSPPRSYCGPMSSGDSYHVLNATGELIMCPEMQDPARNKQYGHNVGQATDRNVVFVDLLRKDQIGQAALPSQHQSCQTCYARDICDSGCPSRNIQATGSLTKLDRYSCAVAKRVCADVLRRLAVETFRSVEPTAEPLVKPISLPRELCSVPLVGSAIGILQRARVVFALTGERLDPAVDTEIARLTRLGATL from the coding sequence ATGGGAACACAGGCTCCCGAAGCCGCTCAGCGAGGCGCCCAGGACGGATCGAACGCGGTCGCCGAACTCCTTGACGACTACCCCGCCGTACGCGACGGCCAGTGGCTGTATCTCGTCATACCGAGGTCCATGCACGCCATACGTGTTCCGGCTGACCAGGAGGCGGCCGCCCCATGGCGTCAGGTCCTGGCCGACTACCCCTCCCTGCGGGACACACGGCTGTACCGGCGTCAACCCGACCCCTGGGGCGTCACCCTGGTGGTCGGCCACCGGTGCAACCTCAGCTGTGTGTACTGCTTCAGCGAAGTGGGCCACAGCACCGCGAGTCTGGAAGCGGACCGCATGCTGGCCATCGTCGACCACACCCTGGAGCGTCGACCCGGTCCGCAGAACAAGCTGTTCGGGGTCAACTTCTTCGGCGGGGAACCCACCCTGGCCATCAGTGACATCGAGAAGGTGGTCGAGCACACCGAACGGGCGTGCGCGGCCAAGAACGTCACTCCCTACTTCACGATGGTCACCAACGGCACCGCGCCTCTCGCGGTGCTGCAGTACCTGGTGGACCACCGTTTCACGCTGACCGTGTCGATGGACGCGGCGCCGAAACGCCAGGGCGAGCAGAGGATCTACGGCAAGCGCCACAACGTCGGCCAGACCATGGACACCATCAGGTTCCTCGCGGAAGCCGGTGTCCCCTACCGCGTCCGGTCCACGGTCACCGGCGAGACCGTGCACCACATGGGAGAGACCGTCGGGTTCTTCGCCGACCTCGGCGCCAACTTCGTCCACTTCGAGCCGGTCGGACCGGTCGGGACCACGACGCCGGGACGGCTGTCCCGCTACTCCGAACCCTCGGCCGAGGACTACGCGGAGAACCTGCTGCGCGCCATGGACGTCGCTCGGGGCATCGACGCCAGCGTCTTCAGTTACGCCTTCCAGCACCTGCTGTCCAGCCCGCCCCGCTCCTACTGCGGACCGATGAGCAGCGGGGACTCCTACCACGTCCTCAACGCCACCGGCGAGCTGATCATGTGCCCCGAGATGCAGGACCCCGCCCGCAACAAGCAGTACGGCCACAACGTCGGGCAGGCCACCGACCGCAACGTGGTGTTCGTGGACCTGCTGCGCAAGGACCAGATCGGGCAGGCGGCGCTGCCGTCCCAGCACCAGTCCTGCCAGACCTGCTACGCGCGCGACATCTGCGACAGCGGGTGCCCGTCACGCAACATCCAGGCCACCGGCAGTCTCACCAAGCTGGACCGGTACTCCTGCGCCGTCGCCAAGCGGGTGTGCGCGGACGTCCTGCGCCGCTTGGCGGTCGAGACCTTCCGTTCCGTGGAACCGACCGCGGAGCCGCTGGTGAAACCCATCTCGCTGCCCCGGGAGCTCTGCTCCGTGCCGCTGGTGGGCAGCGCGATCGGCATCCTGCAACGGGCCAGGGTCGTGTTCGCCCTGACCGGAGAGCGCCTCGACCCGGCCGTCGACACCGAGATCGCCCGGCTCACCCGGCTCGGAGCCACCCTGTGA
- a CDS encoding GNAT family N-acetyltransferase, with amino-acid sequence MLDTASGSALPRSPEDVQVLGPADLRDVADLVAGHRFTDAILHAELSDLDRYRWMGRRRPDGGLAAVHRSLRWGDYLFLKGVFVHPEARGGDHALRLAFALRRLAQRAGLRGIAAWVSEGSPAQLVLAERLRLRRAGDPLHLFALPFAALPEGEKTGDGPPSPSFALGRIEDLLSPDRGKGPGEALVPDLLPVPPLTGSPPIAAHRAVLDRDRLLLGALPCAAVSDVAALLAELAPFATVLDMPEIEIPVPLSAITLMLWLGGRKGRRVSGRPVHVGRYEF; translated from the coding sequence ATGCTTGATACCGCGTCCGGGTCCGCACTTCCACGGTCGCCGGAGGACGTGCAGGTCCTCGGCCCCGCCGACCTGCGGGACGTTGCCGACCTGGTGGCCGGGCACCGCTTCACCGATGCGATCCTCCACGCGGAGCTGTCCGACCTCGACCGCTACCGGTGGATGGGACGACGCCGGCCCGACGGCGGTCTTGCCGCAGTGCATCGTTCACTGCGCTGGGGCGACTACCTGTTCCTCAAGGGCGTCTTCGTCCATCCCGAGGCCCGCGGCGGTGACCACGCCCTGCGTCTCGCGTTCGCACTGCGCCGCCTGGCACAACGAGCAGGACTGCGCGGGATCGCCGCCTGGGTCTCCGAAGGCAGCCCGGCCCAACTCGTGCTTGCCGAGCGATTGCGACTGCGGCGGGCCGGCGACCCGCTCCACCTGTTCGCGCTGCCCTTTGCGGCCCTGCCGGAAGGCGAAAAGACCGGAGACGGCCCGCCGTCACCGTCCTTTGCGCTCGGGCGGATCGAGGACCTTCTTTCCCCCGACCGCGGCAAAGGGCCGGGGGAAGCTCTGGTGCCGGATCTGCTGCCCGTCCCGCCCTTGACCGGCAGCCCCCCGATCGCCGCCCACCGGGCGGTTCTCGATCGGGACCGCCTGCTCCTCGGTGCGCTTCCCTGCGCAGCGGTGAGTGACGTCGCGGCTCTCCTGGCGGAACTCGCGCCGTTCGCCACCGTATTGGACATGCCGGAGATCGAGATTCCGGTGCCGCTTTCGGCCATCACGCTCATGCTGTGGCTGGGCGGTCGCAAGGGGCGGCGGGTGAGCGGTCGGCCGGTCCACGTCGGCCGATACGAATTCTGA
- a CDS encoding B12-binding domain-containing radical SAM protein: MARIALVNLASMPMPGNEPIFPIGARCLQSALELAGHETLLVDFVETPKAFDDLSWASQHWDVIGFSIRNIDPIDLAREGFVRYYQQFIQRVREAVGSAAPVMVAGGPGYSLFGSALLKRLQLDVGVVGPGETAMLDIATDPEKYRGSGRNLTGGRYEGFLTDRLDHPAALLQAYAGSSTAMIGIETKRKTCYQECVYCPYAHISGDNLGDLKPISLIEHEIRGIYEAGVRRIFFTDAIFNSEIRFAKQVVALLADLKLPGLTWTGYFAPRPFDDEFAELVAASNVESVLISPDSLDVAMMGRLGKRFDTRHVTRFIERCRAHDLKTRVNLVFGGPGETEETVRVSAEYVNAHLRTGEPVLNIGFRVLPATALARQVGIPDDDLVEPTFYPLDPDLFGWVIKYFDGQFLPNERLLHIMVGNIASKKMTKVPYPEESAEIAPTGFPYLALTRRPADA; this comes from the coding sequence GTGGCGCGCATTGCTCTAGTAAATCTTGCCAGTATGCCGATGCCCGGGAACGAGCCCATCTTCCCTATCGGCGCGCGCTGCTTGCAGTCCGCGCTCGAACTGGCCGGACACGAAACCCTCCTGGTGGACTTCGTCGAGACACCGAAGGCCTTCGACGATCTGTCCTGGGCCTCGCAGCACTGGGACGTCATCGGCTTCTCGATCCGGAACATCGACCCCATCGACCTGGCCCGCGAAGGCTTCGTTCGCTACTACCAGCAGTTCATCCAGCGGGTCCGCGAGGCGGTGGGCTCGGCGGCGCCCGTCATGGTCGCGGGCGGGCCCGGCTACAGCCTGTTCGGCAGCGCCCTGCTCAAAAGGCTCCAGCTGGATGTCGGCGTGGTGGGCCCGGGCGAGACGGCAATGCTGGACATCGCCACCGATCCGGAGAAGTACCGGGGCTCAGGACGCAACCTCACCGGCGGACGTTACGAAGGCTTCCTGACCGACCGCCTCGACCATCCGGCCGCCCTCCTCCAGGCCTACGCCGGCTCCTCCACCGCCATGATCGGGATCGAGACGAAACGCAAGACCTGCTACCAGGAATGCGTGTACTGCCCGTACGCCCACATCAGCGGTGACAATCTCGGCGACCTCAAGCCCATCTCCCTGATCGAGCACGAGATCCGCGGGATATACGAGGCGGGAGTGCGCCGGATCTTCTTCACCGACGCCATATTCAACAGCGAGATCCGATTCGCCAAGCAAGTGGTCGCCCTGCTCGCCGACCTCAAACTGCCCGGCCTCACCTGGACCGGTTACTTCGCACCGCGGCCGTTCGACGACGAATTCGCCGAGCTGGTCGCCGCCAGTAACGTCGAATCGGTCCTGATCTCCCCGGACAGCCTGGACGTCGCCATGATGGGGCGACTGGGCAAGCGTTTCGACACCCGGCACGTCACCCGGTTCATCGAGCGCTGCCGCGCACACGACCTCAAGACCCGCGTCAATCTGGTCTTCGGCGGTCCCGGCGAGACCGAGGAAACGGTCCGCGTATCGGCCGAATACGTGAACGCGCACCTGCGCACCGGGGAGCCGGTCCTGAACATCGGTTTCCGGGTCCTTCCGGCCACTGCCCTGGCCCGCCAGGTCGGAATTCCGGACGACGACCTCGTCGAACCGACTTTCTACCCGTTGGACCCCGACCTGTTCGGCTGGGTGATCAAGTACTTCGATGGCCAGTTCCTCCCCAACGAACGGCTGTTGCACATCATGGTCGGCAACATCGCCAGCAAGAAGATGACCAAGGTTCCCTATCCCGAGGAATCGGCCGAAATCGCGCCGACCGGATTCCCCTATCTGGCACTGACCCGGAGGCCCGCGGATGCTTGA
- a CDS encoding transposase, translated as MVSSRLPPELWVLDSVFIRKRGDASVGAGRWFVRRSGRTINGQMGVALFLSSQRSSVPVDWRILLRGRWMVDRELRKGAGVPEEYRLEHGWEAGVDLLDAAIRRGDLPRRPVVADCSGWPRAERLIRELAKRDIDFLVCVDASALPEEGQIAATPGRVTSSVVQLADRGTAHSAIRVVTQQPIQRDDPARHWVTNIDPWDLRILGLALPVLRRHGQDVERLESDFGVHDFGGRSFGGWHRHLALVSAAFAFSALEKPEPPTAHRGAERPGHQARSERRTLPAPRVPDAVTVPQGHR; from the coding sequence GTGGTCTCCAGCAGGCTGCCGCCGGAACTGTGGGTGCTGGACAGCGTGTTCATCCGGAAGCGCGGTGACGCGTCGGTGGGTGCCGGCCGCTGGTTCGTCCGGCGGTCCGGCCGGACGATCAACGGTCAGATGGGCGTCGCGCTCTTCCTCTCCTCGCAGCGGTCCAGCGTTCCCGTCGACTGGCGGATACTGCTGCGCGGGCGCTGGATGGTCGACCGAGAGCTGCGCAAAGGCGCCGGGGTGCCGGAGGAGTACCGCTTGGAGCACGGCTGGGAGGCGGGTGTCGATCTGCTGGACGCGGCGATCCGCAGAGGCGATCTGCCCCGGCGCCCGGTGGTCGCGGACTGCTCCGGATGGCCGAGGGCCGAGCGTCTGATCCGGGAACTGGCCAAGCGGGACATCGACTTCCTCGTCTGCGTCGACGCGTCGGCGCTTCCGGAGGAAGGCCAGATCGCCGCCACTCCGGGGAGGGTGACCAGTTCGGTCGTCCAGCTCGCTGATCGCGGCACCGCGCACTCGGCGATCAGGGTCGTGACCCAGCAACCGATCCAGCGCGACGACCCGGCGCGCCACTGGGTGACGAACATCGACCCGTGGGACCTGCGCATCCTCGGTCTGGCGCTGCCCGTGCTGCGTCGGCACGGCCAGGACGTCGAACGACTCGAAAGCGACTTCGGCGTCCACGATTTCGGCGGACGGTCGTTCGGCGGCTGGCACCGGCACCTGGCACTGGTGTCGGCGGCCTTCGCGTTCTCGGCCCTGGAGAAGCCGGAACCCCCGACCGCCCACCGCGGGGCGGAACGCCCCGGCCACCAGGCCAGGTCCGAGCGGCGGACGCTGCCCGCCCCGCGGGTGCCGGACGCGGTGACGGTTCCGCAAGGGCACCGGTAA
- a CDS encoding xanthine dehydrogenase family protein molybdopterin-binding subunit has translation MSTEVTRTDALAKVTGQAKFAADQTVDPLRHAFLVTATVPSGRISSLATEAAERSPGVVAVLTHLNAPRLSPPQGLYMHRLLPLQDDEVHYEGQPVAVVVAERPEQAKAAAEELRVSYVRESVPTLLDDALGEAWRPTPIPRWGPADTAVGDVAAGLEAADVVLERHYRTANRHHNALEPAATTAHWDEKAGLTLYDATQGVANVRTVVASALGLAPELVRALSPWTGGGFGSKGHVWPHQIIAAMAARAVGGGVRLVLTRAQSFTSHGYQPATRQTVTLGATTGGRLLEIRHASVNQTARYAEYPELAATGTRTAYACPAIETTHRVAPVATIVPTPMRAPHEGPGMFALETAMDELADELDLDPVELRLRNYAETDPTSGRPFSSKELRACYLTGARVFGWKDRPPRPRARREGHEYIGWGMATALMNQYAFPASARVGVDRSGAVRVETGSQEIGTGTYTVLGQIAAETLGCSPDQVTVILGDSRLPASGMSAGSSTTLSVGSAVRAAAADLLERLAAIGGDPADRPGPPSGGSPEARWQQMARGLAGSGSKWLWGRGGWAPEDNGSSPHTFGAVFAEVAVDAELGLTRVRRVAGAYSAGRIINPLTARSQIIGGIVWGIGQALLEQSHTDAGLGRFVSKNLAGYLVPVQADVPDVEVEFIEEYDALSGTIGARGVGELGAVGVSAAIANAVHHATGIRVRQLPIAPEALLIPDA, from the coding sequence GTGAGCACCGAAGTCACCCGCACGGACGCCTTGGCGAAGGTCACCGGTCAGGCGAAGTTCGCGGCCGACCAGACGGTTGATCCGCTGCGGCACGCGTTCCTCGTCACCGCCACCGTGCCGAGCGGCCGGATCTCCTCGCTCGCGACGGAGGCGGCGGAACGCTCACCGGGGGTGGTGGCTGTGCTCACGCACCTCAACGCACCCCGGTTGTCGCCGCCCCAGGGCCTGTACATGCACCGGCTGCTCCCGTTGCAGGACGACGAGGTGCACTACGAGGGCCAGCCGGTGGCCGTGGTGGTCGCCGAGCGTCCCGAGCAGGCGAAGGCGGCAGCGGAGGAGCTGCGCGTCAGCTACGTTCGCGAGTCGGTCCCGACGTTGCTGGACGACGCTCTCGGCGAGGCGTGGCGGCCCACTCCCATCCCGCGGTGGGGCCCTGCGGACACCGCCGTGGGGGATGTCGCCGCGGGCCTGGAAGCGGCCGACGTCGTCCTCGAACGCCACTACCGCACGGCCAACCGGCACCACAACGCGCTGGAGCCGGCCGCCACGACCGCCCACTGGGACGAGAAGGCCGGGCTCACCCTGTACGACGCCACGCAGGGCGTCGCCAACGTCCGCACCGTCGTGGCCAGTGCCCTCGGCCTGGCACCGGAACTGGTCCGCGCGCTCTCCCCCTGGACCGGCGGCGGCTTCGGCAGCAAGGGCCACGTCTGGCCGCACCAGATCATCGCCGCCATGGCCGCCCGGGCAGTGGGCGGAGGTGTCCGGCTGGTGCTGACCCGTGCGCAGAGCTTCACCTCACACGGCTACCAGCCCGCCACCCGCCAGACCGTCACCTTGGGGGCCACCACGGGCGGACGGCTGCTGGAGATCCGCCACGCCTCGGTCAACCAGACCGCGCGCTACGCCGAGTACCCCGAACTGGCCGCCACCGGCACCCGGACCGCGTACGCCTGTCCGGCGATCGAGACCACCCACCGGGTGGCACCGGTCGCCACCATCGTGCCGACCCCGATGCGAGCCCCGCACGAGGGCCCGGGCATGTTCGCCCTGGAGACCGCCATGGACGAACTCGCGGACGAACTCGACCTGGACCCGGTCGAGTTACGGCTGAGGAACTACGCGGAGACCGACCCGACCAGCGGCCGGCCGTTCAGCTCCAAGGAGCTGCGCGCCTGCTATCTGACCGGGGCCCGGGTCTTCGGCTGGAAGGACCGTCCGCCGCGCCCGCGCGCCCGGCGGGAGGGCCACGAGTACATCGGCTGGGGCATGGCCACCGCCCTGATGAACCAGTACGCCTTCCCCGCCTCGGCCAGGGTGGGTGTGGACCGCTCCGGGGCCGTACGGGTGGAGACGGGCAGCCAGGAGATTGGGACGGGCACGTACACCGTGCTCGGCCAGATCGCCGCGGAGACCCTCGGCTGTTCCCCGGACCAGGTCACCGTGATCCTGGGTGACAGCCGCCTGCCGGCCTCGGGGATGTCCGCCGGCTCCTCCACCACGCTCAGCGTGGGATCGGCGGTGCGCGCCGCGGCGGCCGACCTCCTGGAGCGGTTGGCCGCGATCGGCGGCGACCCGGCCGACCGCCCCGGACCGCCGTCCGGTGGGTCGCCCGAGGCCCGGTGGCAGCAGATGGCCCGCGGCCTGGCGGGGAGCGGTTCGAAGTGGCTGTGGGGCAGGGGCGGGTGGGCTCCGGAGGACAACGGCTCGTCCCCGCACACGTTCGGCGCGGTCTTCGCCGAGGTGGCGGTCGACGCCGAACTGGGGCTGACCCGAGTGCGCCGCGTGGCCGGCGCGTACAGCGCGGGACGGATCATCAATCCGCTGACCGCCCGCAGCCAGATCATCGGCGGGATCGTGTGGGGCATCGGCCAGGCACTGCTGGAGCAGTCGCACACGGATGCCGGACTCGGCCGGTTCGTCTCCAAGAACCTGGCCGGCTACCTCGTGCCGGTCCAGGCCGACGTTCCTGACGTGGAGGTGGAGTTCATCGAGGAGTACGACGCCTTGAGCGGCACGATCGGGGCGCGGGGCGTCGGTGAACTCGGGGCGGTCGGCGTGTCGGCGGCGATCGCCAACGCCGTCCACCACGCGACCGGCATCCGGGTCCGGCAACTGCCGATCGCCCCCGAGGCCCTCCTGATTCCGGACGCGTGA
- a CDS encoding FAD binding domain-containing protein, producing the protein MPEPGYLRVADTAAALAALTRYGPSARLIAGGTDLVNLIKEGIERPDVLVDIGRLPLDTVRADGDGLWIGALTTMSAAACHPALRSGYPAVAEALELSASPQIRNAATIGGNLLQRTRCPYFRAETKLPCNKRQPGSGCAASAGHDRTLAVIGGSDACRACHPSDLAVALVALDAELTTESPRGSRTLPLARLYLLPGDAPERETVLEPDEIIVAVRVPSSPAAARSGYLKVRERASYEFALVSAAVAVETDGALIRDVRIALGGVAPRPWRLYEVERRLLGRELTEPVVREALASALDEARPLKSNGFKIELARRSTCRALLELRDRGVVRT; encoded by the coding sequence GTGCCTGAACCCGGATACCTGCGGGTGGCGGACACCGCCGCCGCGCTTGCCGCACTGACGCGATACGGCCCCTCCGCCCGGCTCATCGCCGGAGGTACCGACCTGGTCAACCTGATCAAGGAGGGGATCGAGCGGCCGGACGTCCTGGTCGACATCGGCCGGCTGCCGCTGGACACCGTCCGGGCGGACGGGGACGGCCTGTGGATCGGCGCCCTCACCACGATGAGCGCCGCGGCCTGCCACCCGGCGCTGCGCTCCGGATATCCCGCCGTCGCCGAGGCGCTGGAACTGTCCGCCTCCCCGCAGATCCGCAACGCGGCGACGATCGGCGGCAACCTGCTCCAGCGCACCCGCTGCCCGTACTTCCGGGCGGAGACGAAGCTGCCGTGCAACAAGCGACAGCCGGGCTCGGGCTGCGCGGCGAGCGCCGGCCACGACCGGACCCTGGCCGTGATCGGTGGGAGCGACGCCTGCCGGGCCTGCCACCCATCCGACCTCGCCGTGGCGCTGGTTGCCCTGGACGCGGAGCTCACCACCGAATCCCCGCGGGGCAGCCGCACCCTACCGCTGGCGCGGCTCTACCTCCTGCCGGGCGACGCCCCGGAACGGGAGACCGTACTGGAACCCGACGAGATCATCGTCGCCGTCAGGGTGCCGTCCTCCCCCGCCGCCGCGCGCTCCGGCTACCTCAAGGTGCGGGAGCGCGCCTCGTACGAGTTCGCCCTCGTCTCGGCGGCCGTCGCCGTGGAGACGGACGGGGCGCTGATCCGCGACGTCCGGATAGCCCTCGGTGGGGTCGCCCCCCGGCCCTGGCGGCTGTATGAGGTCGAACGGCGCTTGCTGGGAAGGGAGTTGACCGAGCCGGTGGTGCGGGAAGCGCTGGCGTCGGCGCTGGACGAGGCCCGCCCGCTGAAGAGCAACGGTTTCAAGATCGAGCTGGCCCGGCGCTCGACCTGCCGGGCACTGCTGGAACTCCGGGACAGAGGGGTGGTCCGCACGTGA
- a CDS encoding (2Fe-2S)-binding protein yields the protein MTPHPFPESTEVVLEVNGTTHRLSVPARMTLLDALRDLLGLTGTKKGCDRGECGACTVHVEGQRINSCLALAAQHDGRSVTTIEGLGGRTGEHPVQQEFVAHDALQCGFCTPGQIMSATACIREGHADSPEEIREWMSGNICRCAAYPQIVSAVAAARARTERAGA from the coding sequence ATGACACCCCATCCGTTCCCGGAGTCGACCGAGGTGGTTCTGGAGGTGAACGGGACGACGCACCGGCTCTCGGTGCCCGCCCGGATGACCCTGCTGGACGCTCTGCGCGACCTCCTCGGGCTCACCGGCACCAAGAAGGGCTGCGACCGCGGCGAGTGCGGTGCCTGCACCGTGCACGTCGAGGGGCAGCGGATCAACTCCTGCCTCGCCCTGGCGGCACAGCACGACGGACGGTCCGTCACCACCATCGAGGGGCTGGGCGGCCGGACCGGCGAGCACCCCGTGCAGCAGGAGTTCGTCGCACACGACGCCCTGCAGTGCGGTTTCTGCACACCCGGCCAGATCATGTCGGCCACGGCCTGCATCCGCGAGGGCCACGCCGATTCGCCGGAGGAGATCCGGGAGTGGATGAGCGGCAACATCTGCCGCTGCGCCGCCTACCCGCAGATCGTGTCCGCGGTGGCGGCCGCCCGGGCCCGGACGGAGCGCGCCGGTGCCTGA
- a CDS encoding MFS transporter — protein MTSQDLSRPVPRTREATSEPVGRSSLAVAFITLLVIGTDLFVVSPLLPDIAHQYHVSASVAGVTVTTFSLAYMIGAPIIGTLADRVGRRTVLIGGLTVFGLANALTGLSPWFGMLLAARVLAGLSAAAVTPSVQTLVGLAAPPERRAGWLAVAASGFLVSLATGAPTGTAVASLLSWRETFFGIGGVTLVLVVVNLFSWRSVAPGGAPGAGRAPAAGPRSSAVTKARAVSVTGLWAFAVYSLYTYVGTALTDNAHLSTGMVAVALVVYGVGAVAGSLSGGRLADRYGATRVVTGSLVGLSVLEVLLVLAFHAPTAVLLLVLGLFALSAFPCLPAFQSQLMHTFGSEIGSVMAWNSSFMYLGTSLGSAAGGVLLSSAGFSWIAPVAAAVGLFGALVHARWALPVARPA, from the coding sequence ATGACTAGCCAGGACTTGAGCCGGCCTGTGCCCCGCACCCGCGAGGCGACGTCGGAGCCCGTCGGCCGCAGCAGCCTCGCGGTTGCCTTCATCACGCTTCTCGTCATCGGCACCGACCTGTTCGTGGTCTCGCCCCTGCTGCCGGACATCGCGCACCAATACCACGTCTCCGCGTCCGTGGCCGGGGTCACCGTCACCACGTTCTCGCTCGCGTACATGATCGGCGCTCCGATCATCGGCACCCTCGCCGACCGGGTCGGCCGCCGGACCGTCCTCATCGGCGGCCTGACCGTCTTCGGCCTCGCCAACGCCCTGACCGGCCTGTCGCCGTGGTTCGGCATGCTGCTGGCCGCCCGGGTGCTCGCGGGTCTGTCGGCCGCCGCCGTCACACCCTCCGTGCAGACCCTGGTCGGCCTGGCCGCTCCGCCCGAACGCCGCGCCGGCTGGCTGGCCGTCGCCGCGTCGGGCTTCCTCGTCTCGCTCGCCACCGGCGCCCCCACCGGCACCGCCGTCGCCTCGCTGCTGAGCTGGCGGGAGACCTTCTTCGGGATCGGCGGGGTGACGCTCGTCCTCGTCGTGGTCAACCTGTTCTCCTGGCGCAGCGTGGCGCCGGGCGGCGCTCCGGGCGCCGGCCGCGCCCCCGCGGCCGGCCCGCGCAGCAGCGCCGTCACCAAGGCCCGGGCGGTCTCCGTCACCGGGCTGTGGGCCTTCGCCGTCTACAGCCTCTACACCTACGTCGGCACCGCGCTGACCGACAACGCCCACCTGTCGACCGGCATGGTCGCCGTCGCACTGGTCGTCTACGGAGTCGGCGCCGTCGCGGGGAGCCTGAGCGGAGGCCGGCTCGCCGACCGCTACGGTGCGACGCGGGTCGTCACCGGCAGCCTGGTGGGCCTGTCGGTGCTGGAAGTGCTCCTGGTCCTGGCCTTCCACGCCCCGACCGCGGTACTGCTCCTGGTCCTCGGCCTGTTCGCGCTCAGTGCCTTCCCCTGCCTGCCCGCCTTCCAGTCCCAGCTGATGCACACCTTCGGGAGCGAGATCGGCTCGGTCATGGCGTGGAACAGCAGCTTCATGTACCTGGGCACCTCGCTCGGGTCCGCGGCGGGCGGCGTCCTGCTCTCCTCGGCCGGATTCTCCTGGATCGCCCCCGTGGCCGCCGCCGTGGGCCTGTTCGGCGCGCTCGTCCACGCACGGTGGGCCCTGCCCGTCGCCCGGCCGGCCTGA
- a CDS encoding MarR family winged helix-turn-helix transcriptional regulator, with protein sequence MDRQDSIDRMLGQWSWRTHDLPLEQMAVSKRITRMARLLEDLATACLAPLGMDRGEFDVLATLLRSGPAGETTPTELSHWLLISGPGLTKRLGRLEDRGLITRRLAPNDRRSLLVALTDEGRELAERGVQAHAKATAELFDGISATKRERLGALLRELILVAEEP encoded by the coding sequence ATGGACCGACAGGACTCCATCGACAGGATGCTGGGGCAGTGGTCATGGCGGACCCATGACCTGCCGTTGGAGCAGATGGCCGTCTCCAAACGCATCACGCGGATGGCGCGCCTCCTGGAGGACCTCGCCACCGCGTGCCTGGCTCCGCTCGGCATGGATCGCGGCGAGTTCGACGTGCTGGCCACCTTGCTGCGCAGCGGACCCGCCGGGGAGACGACGCCGACGGAGCTGAGCCACTGGCTGCTCATCTCCGGCCCCGGTCTCACCAAGCGGCTCGGGCGCCTTGAGGACCGCGGACTGATCACCCGCCGGCTCGCCCCGAACGACCGCCGCTCCCTGCTGGTCGCCCTCACCGACGAGGGCAGGGAACTGGCCGAGCGGGGCGTGCAGGCGCACGCGAAGGCCACGGCCGAGCTCTTCGACGGGATCTCGGCCACGAAGCGGGAGCGGCTGGGCGCTCTGCTGCGCGAGCTGATCCTGGTGGCGGAGGAACCGTAG